Genomic segment of Terriglobales bacterium:
GGGGCCTTCTTCGATCTTCTTCGCCCCTTCGGGTCCGCTATCTTCTATCGGCCCCCATCCCCGGAAAACGCGCCCGCCGACCCGGAACACCGCACCCGCGGTCAGCATGGCGGACAAAAAGAACACGATCCAGATCCATCCCTGTCCCGCTTTTTGCGCCGATTCCTCAATCGCCGCCTCGCCCAGGAAGCTTGCAAATGGCGGCAAGCCGGCCAAACCCAGGCCGGCGAAGATCCATATAATTCCGGTTGCGTAAAGATCGCAGGCGCGCCCGCGCAATTCGAACTCGTCCACCGTCGCCAGCCGATGCAGCAGGATTCCCGAGCCAATGAAGAGCGCCGCTTTCACCAGCCCATGACCGACGACATAGAGGGCAACTCCCGCCAATGCGTCCGGCCTGAGCAACGCGAATCCGATCAGCATCAGTCCCATGTGGCTGATCGTGGAATACGCGAGCAGGCGTTTGAGGTGGCGTTGCCCGAAGCACATGACGCCGCCCAGGATCGCGGTCATCGTTCCCACCGTCAGCAGTAGCCCGGTCAATGCCGGGCGATGCGGCGCGAGCGGGCCATCCATCGCGCTCCAGTACACCCGCGCCGCCGCGTACAGCCCCAGTTCCACCATGACCCCGGAGAAGAGGATGCACACCGGCGTCGGCGCCACCGCGTGCGCATCCGCCAGCCAGAAGTGAAATGGGACAATCGCCGCCTTCACGAAGAAGCCGGCCATGATGAATACGAATGCGGTCACAACCAGCGGTCCGGAATCGCCGCCCAGTGCGCGACCGATCTGCGCCAGGTTGAGCGCGCCGGTGTGGCCGTAGAGCAGGGCAATGCCGGTGAGCACGACGAAGGCGGCGATGGTGTTCGTGATCGCGAAGTTGAGCGCGCCTTGCAGGGGCCCTTTTTCCTCGACTTTATACCCGCACAGTGTGAACGCGCAGGCACTCATCAGCTCGAACCAGACGAACATATTGAACAGGTCACCGGTCAGGCTGAAGCCGCACATCGCCGCCAGGAACACCAGCATCAGCACATGAAAATGCGTGCCCACGGAATCGAAGTAGTGCCAGGAGAAAATGAAGGCAGCGATAACCAGCAGGCTCGCAAACGATGCCAGGCCCGCGCCGAACGTATCGATGGAAAAGAGAATTCCGAGCGCGACGCCGGCGCGCGGCGTCCACCCGCCAAACCAGTACTCCAGCGGTTGCCGCGCCGCCATTCGCATCAGTTCCAGGCAGATTCCCAACACCGATGCGCTGGCCAGGAACGCGGCGCCATCCGCCACGCGCCGGGGAACAATCTTATTCGCGCCGGCGAGAATCGCGGCCACGCTCAGCGGGATCACCACCGGCAGCGGCGCAAGTTGACTGGTCATCCGCGCAGCTCCTGCAGCTTGTCCGGATTTAGAGTGCGGAACCGCTTCTGCGCCTGCAGCGCGAGCGCCAGCAGCAGCGCGGCGACCGTCGCCTCCACGACGATATCGGTCAGCATCAGCGCTTGCACCACCGGATCCACCGCCGGCGTTCCCACAGGCGGTCCGGCAAACACGGGAGCCACTCCGCCGACCTTGTATCCGATTGCGAGCAGCAACACGTAGGTTGACGATTGCACCACCACGATACACATGATGAGGTGAATGAAATTCTTGCTGGTCACTACGCCGTAGAGGCCGATGATGAACAGCCATGCCGCAATCGCGTAGGGAAGAAAGGTCATTGTGGCCCCCGGAGCCGCAGCTCCAACGTTTGTTCAAGGAACGCGTGCATCAGCAATACGAATCCGCCTGCAACTTCCAACCCGACGCTTGCGCTGATCACCGCAATGGTTCCGGCGGAGTTGATATTGCCGGTTGTTCCCAGCGGCAATACGTTCTGCAGGAACACTCCCCCGGCGATCATTCCCAGCAATCCGATCACGGCGTATCCCAGTGCGCCAATTGCCTCGCCAACTTCCAGCAGCGTGTGCGCGGCGACTTTCTTGAACGTCTTGTAATCTCCGGCCAGGTAAACCAGCAACGGCGCGGTGGCCAGGATCACTCCGCCCTGGAATCCGCCACCGGGCGTAATTTGTCCATGGCTCACGATGTAGATTCCAAAAACAACCAGCGGCCCGATCAGCGCCAGCGTCGTCACCTTGAGCGCTTCGCTGGGCTCAGGTGCATGGCGCCCGGGCTGCTGGTCGTCACGGGCGAAGGCTTCGTCTTCCTGCTTCGACTCTTCACGCTGGTGACGAAGCAGGGTCAGGACTCCTATCACGGAGGCGAAGAAAATGAATTCTTCTCCCAGGGTGTCAAATCCCCGGTAATCGAAGTTGACCGCTGTCACCAAGTCGGTTGCGTGGCGCTCATAGACGCCTACCTGGTTGATCAGGTCGCCGTACGGCCCTTGGTAATGACCCAATGGCGGCAGGCCGCTAGCGCCCCACAGGTAGAGCAGGATTAGCCCGAATGCCGAGACGGTAAACACGATCAGTCGCGCGCTGCGGGTCACGCCGCCTCCCTGCCTTCGGACTTTTCTTTCGGCTTGTTCTGCTTGTCCTGAAACTCCGCAATCTGGCTGTTCAGCCGCACCTTGGCGAGCGTCAGCAGGATCATCAAGGGCAATGCAACGGCTCCAATGACAATCTGCGACAGCGCCACGTCGGGCGCCTGGAAGATAAAAAACATCAGCGCCAGTATGAGCCCGTAATAGGTAAGTCCGATCGCCTGCCGGGCAGGATCGCGCGTGAGCACGACCGCCGTACCGGCTATCCCCACCATCAGCAGAATCGTGATTTGCAGCAGAAGCACGGTTATTCGTTCTCCTGGCGGTGCCGGTCGCTTTCGGCGCCGCCGCGTCCGTGGGTTCCCGGCAGCTGCTCATACGGGTTCGACGACCAGTGTCCCAGCGTCCTGACGCGCGCGGCCCGGGCCGTGGCGTGTGTAACGATGGCGTTAATCAGCAGCAGGACCAGGCACACAAAAATGGTTTTCACCGTCGCCTGGCCCCAACCTTCCTCGATCACAACCGCGGCCAGGATGGCAAAAGCGCAAATCGTGGTCACCGTCGACAGGTAGTGCAGCCGCTCATAGAAATTCGGCATGACCAGAATGCCGAGACAACACAGCCATGCGACCACCACCGCGATCCCCAGCAACACCTCCACCGCAATGGTTGCGGCGCTCACAGCCACCTCTCCAGGAAACGCACGAAAACCAGGCCTCCCCCAAGCGTCAGCAACGCCAAGGCGACCGCCAGATCGTAGAAGTTAGGGTTGCTCATCCCCTGCGCCAGCAGCAGCAGGATCAGGCAATCGAGGATTCCGGCCATCTCCAGGCCTACGATCCGGTCCATGGCCGTCCCTTTGAAGCACACGATTCCACACGGAATCAGCGCGAACACGAGGGCAGCCGCGGCGATGAGCCAGGCGTTCACGCTTCCACCCCGTCACGCCGGGCGTGCCGGGGACCCCGGGCTTGCGGCGCCTCCATAATTGCTTCTTTGCTGGCGCCGAGCTTTTGCGCGATCAGCGGAACCCCGGTTTTAGAGACCTGGTGCACGAGCATGCGCTGTTCCTTGATGTCGATCCCGAGCACGATGAAATTCGGCGGGATCGTCAGGTAGGCGGTCATCAGCGTGCGCCGCGCCCAGCTTTCCGCGTCGTCACCGCCGGCTTGCATGCGGATCGAGACGAACTCCGCCTCCGATTTCTTGCCGGCGATATGCTTGACCATGGCGGCCATAATCGCCCAGCTGCCATCCAGCGCGTACCATGCCTCCCAGAAGATCAGCGGCAGCCACTGCATTTTTGGCTTGAACCTGGCGAACTTCGCGGACTTGATCGAGGCGTCAGCCACCGACGCGATCAGCGCTGCAAGCGCCCCGGCGATGAACTCCTGCCGCTTCATCATGCTGACGAACAGCATCCACACGGCGAGCAGGACCAGGTACTCGAGCACGGATTTCCTGATGGCGTCGAAGACGCGCGATTGCGATCGGGCAGACATGGGCAAGCAGCCGGCATTCCTGGGTCGAAACGCCTGCTTCGGTAGAGCGAAGACGCCGAGCGCAGGTTGCCTTACGCGGGATGTCCGACCGGTCGCAGTGGCTCTTCTCCGTTCCGTCTGCGCTCGGGATACTGGTGCAACTCCCTGGCGGCGCGCCGGCCGAAGCTGGTGAGCACGGAGTCGGATACCGCGGATTCACTGTCTTTTCCGAGATGCCGCTGCTGGTCCGTCTTCTCCGGTGACGGCAACAGGCGATTCACCGCCGCCATCAGTTCCGACGCCGTGCCCGGCGCCAGCCCGTTCAGGATTGCCAGGAGCCGCGCCTGCGGCGTCAGGATGATCTCGGCGTCACCGCGACGTATGGCCGATACTATCTTTCGTGCTGCGCGCCGTCCGTTCATCGCCAACACCGGGATGGCGGATGAAAGGCTGAACCACCCGTACTCGGCGCGGTTCTGTCCCTTGAACCACGCGTTCACGAACGAACCGGTGCGCATCAACCCCGGCACCACCGTCGTGACTTTGATCCCGTACTTCGCCACTTCCGCGTGCAACCCTTCCGAAAATCCGACCGCCGCAAACTTCGCCGCGGTGTATGGCAGAAGGTGGGGCACCGCGATTTTCCCACCGATGGAGGTAATGTTTGCGATCCGCCCGCTGCGCCGCTCCATCATGTGCGGCAGCACCGCGAGAGTGGGATACACCACGCCCCAGAACATGGTGTCCATTGCTTCCTGGTAATCGGTCAGCGACTGCGAAGGCAGGGGCCCGACCGTGATCACACCGGCGTTGTTGATCAGGATGTCGATGCGCCCGAAACGGTCCATCGCTTGCCGCACCGTGCGCACCACGTCGTCGTGACTGCCGACATCGCACTGGATGGCGAGCACCTCCGCGCCGGTGCGCGCCAGTTCCTCGCGTGCCCATTCCAGTTCGTCCAGGTCGCGCGCGCAGATCACCAGCGTTGCGCCTTGCGCCGCCAGTTCGGTAGCCATGGCCAGGCCCAAGCCGCGCGACCCGCCCGTGATCAGCGCCACCTTGCCTCGTACTTCCTCACCGCGCGTCATCCGACGCCACGCGCTCAGGCCGAGCAGCCCAACCCCCACGCCGGCCGCTGCCGTCCCGACTGCGCCTGCCGCTCCCAACCATGCCATCCGCCGCAATGTCTTTTTGATTTTCATAGTCTGCTCCATCATGCCGCGCGCCGCGACTTTTTCGGCTGCGGTTTCGATTCGTCCTTCCCCGCATGCACCTGGCCCCAGTTCAACAAGCTGACGATAGTCACTCCGCCTAAAATATTTCCCATGGTCGCGAACAACAGCCAGTGAAAGAAACTGCTTATCGGCACCGGCCCGGCGAGCGAGGCAGCGATGATTTCGCTGCTGGTGGCGATGCAGTGCGAGAAGTGGCCCGCCCCGACAACGAAGGTCAGCAGCCAGATCATCGCCACCTGGCCGATGGTCCACTGGCTGGCGGTCACAATCCATGCCACCAGCGCGATCATCCATCCTCCGATCACACCGCTCCAGAAGACGTTGCTTGTCGAAGCCGCAACCATGTCCGTGCCCAGCTTGACCAGTTCTTCCATCACCTTCGGCTCCAGCGCCGGAGTGAGCACGGCCAGCGCAGCAAACAGGAACGCGCCCGCCACATTCGCCGTGAAGACCACCCCCCAAAGCCGCAACGTGTTACCGACGTGGCGCCGTTCGGTGAGCACCAGCACGACAGGATACAGCGTGTTCTCCGTGAACAATTGTTGCCGGCCGATAATCACGGCGATGAAACCCAACGGATACAGCACGTAGGAAATGAAATCGGTCATCGGCCCCGCGGGCAGCAGCGCGCGCGCAATGGCTACCGACATTCCCGTTAAACCCATGGTGAAGCCGCCTGCCAACCCCGAAATCGCCAGGGCGCGCGAGCTGCGCCGGA
This window contains:
- a CDS encoding formate/nitrite transporter family protein: MADGESVSIDTSRPQVHEIFGQAAESGRDELRRSSRALAISGLAGGFTMGLTGMSVAIARALLPAGPMTDFISYVLYPLGFIAVIIGRQQLFTENTLYPVVLVLTERRHVGNTLRLWGVVFTANVAGAFLFAALAVLTPALEPKVMEELVKLGTDMVAASTSNVFWSGVIGGWMIALVAWIVTASQWTIGQVAMIWLLTFVVGAGHFSHCIATSSEIIAASLAGPVPISSFFHWLLFATMGNILGGVTIVSLLNWGQVHAGKDESKPQPKKSRRAA
- a CDS encoding proton-conducting transporter membrane subunit, whose product is MTSQLAPLPVVIPLSVAAILAGANKIVPRRVADGAAFLASASVLGICLELMRMAARQPLEYWFGGWTPRAGVALGILFSIDTFGAGLASFASLLVIAAFIFSWHYFDSVGTHFHVLMLVFLAAMCGFSLTGDLFNMFVWFELMSACAFTLCGYKVEEKGPLQGALNFAITNTIAAFVVLTGIALLYGHTGALNLAQIGRALGGDSGPLVVTAFVFIMAGFFVKAAIVPFHFWLADAHAVAPTPVCILFSGVMVELGLYAAARVYWSAMDGPLAPHRPALTGLLLTVGTMTAILGGVMCFGQRHLKRLLAYSTISHMGLMLIGFALLRPDALAGVALYVVGHGLVKAALFIGSGILLHRLATVDEFELRGRACDLYATGIIWIFAGLGLAGLPPFASFLGEAAIEESAQKAGQGWIWIVFFLSAMLTAGAVFRVGGRVFRGWGPIEDSGPEGAKKIEEGPETSGAGSREHRIPAVMFGPAAALAILALAIGLAPGVRLAAQAGANRMADAAGYQAMVLDHASLPINPPPVERAFPTSSVGRAMAAALLALALAGLSLSPYWPKKKSVFRPLKAGMAGLRQLHSGHVGDYVALLTLGVAALGAALSLLIKLGF
- a CDS encoding cation:proton antiporter subunit C codes for the protein MTFLPYAIAAWLFIIGLYGVVTSKNFIHLIMCIVVVQSSTYVLLLAIGYKVGGVAPVFAGPPVGTPAVDPVVQALMLTDIVVEATVAALLLALALQAQKRFRTLNPDKLQELRG
- a CDS encoding DUF4040 domain-containing protein, with the protein product MLLLQITILLMVGIAGTAVVLTRDPARQAIGLTYYGLILALMFFIFQAPDVALSQIVIGAVALPLMILLTLAKVRLNSQIAEFQDKQNKPKEKSEGREAA
- a CDS encoding SDR family NAD(P)-dependent oxidoreductase, translating into MKIKKTLRRMAWLGAAGAVGTAAAGVGVGLLGLSAWRRMTRGEEVRGKVALITGGSRGLGLAMATELAAQGATLVICARDLDELEWAREELARTGAEVLAIQCDVGSHDDVVRTVRQAMDRFGRIDILINNAGVITVGPLPSQSLTDYQEAMDTMFWGVVYPTLAVLPHMMERRSGRIANITSIGGKIAVPHLLPYTAAKFAAVGFSEGLHAEVAKYGIKVTTVVPGLMRTGSFVNAWFKGQNRAEYGWFSLSSAIPVLAMNGRRAARKIVSAIRRGDAEIILTPQARLLAILNGLAPGTASELMAAVNRLLPSPEKTDQQRHLGKDSESAVSDSVLTSFGRRAARELHQYPERRRNGEEPLRPVGHPA
- a CDS encoding monovalent cation/H(+) antiporter subunit G, with the protein product MSAATIAVEVLLGIAVVVAWLCCLGILVMPNFYERLHYLSTVTTICAFAILAAVVIEEGWGQATVKTIFVCLVLLLINAIVTHATARAARVRTLGHWSSNPYEQLPGTHGRGGAESDRHRQENE
- a CDS encoding MnhB domain-containing protein; amino-acid sequence: MTRSARLIVFTVSAFGLILLYLWGASGLPPLGHYQGPYGDLINQVGVYERHATDLVTAVNFDYRGFDTLGEEFIFFASVIGVLTLLRHQREESKQEDEAFARDDQQPGRHAPEPSEALKVTTLALIGPLVVFGIYIVSHGQITPGGGFQGGVILATAPLLVYLAGDYKTFKKVAAHTLLEVGEAIGALGYAVIGLLGMIAGGVFLQNVLPLGTTGNINSAGTIAVISASVGLEVAGGFVLLMHAFLEQTLELRLRGPQ
- a CDS encoding Na+/H+ antiporter subunit E, translated to MSARSQSRVFDAIRKSVLEYLVLLAVWMLFVSMMKRQEFIAGALAALIASVADASIKSAKFARFKPKMQWLPLIFWEAWYALDGSWAIMAAMVKHIAGKKSEAEFVSIRMQAGGDDAESWARRTLMTAYLTIPPNFIVLGIDIKEQRMLVHQVSKTGVPLIAQKLGASKEAIMEAPQARGPRHARRDGVEA
- a CDS encoding monovalent cation/H+ antiporter complex subunit F: MNAWLIAAAALVFALIPCGIVCFKGTAMDRIVGLEMAGILDCLILLLLAQGMSNPNFYDLAVALALLTLGGGLVFVRFLERWL